One region of Oxalobacteraceae bacterium OTU3CAMAD1 genomic DNA includes:
- a CDS encoding ATP-binding protein, giving the protein MHPLLARQLKKYCRDGQIDLEGLSKAVDDAYASFEHDRLLIENSLEVMSQELGKRNRQLAEQLSDKQQMMDQLSISNVELRELNNKLETTRHQLLQSDKMASIGQLAAGVAHEINNPIGYINSNFSTLQRYVGSLCDMLSAYEEAESAIASAEVVSRLKTMRAEMDLGYLRSDIPELMAESTEGLERVRRIVQDLKDFSHADAQKEWQLFNLHHGIDSTLNIVANEIKYNAEVVKEYGDIPEIECLSSQINQVVMNLVVNAAHAIRPGHGKITLRTGIDGEHVWFSVTDTGSGIDPDNLKRIFDPFFTTKPIGKGTGLGLSVTYGIVQKHSGRIEVDSEVGRGSTFRVVLPIVHRDAGGEAVAADH; this is encoded by the coding sequence ATGCATCCATTGCTGGCGCGCCAGCTCAAGAAGTATTGCCGCGACGGCCAGATCGACCTGGAAGGCTTGAGCAAGGCGGTCGACGACGCCTATGCCAGCTTCGAGCATGATCGCTTGCTGATCGAAAATTCGCTGGAGGTGATGTCGCAGGAGTTGGGCAAGCGCAACCGCCAACTGGCCGAGCAGCTGTCGGACAAGCAGCAGATGATGGATCAACTCAGCATCAGCAACGTCGAACTGCGCGAGCTGAACAATAAGCTGGAGACGACCCGCCACCAGCTGCTGCAATCGGACAAGATGGCGTCGATCGGCCAGCTGGCGGCCGGCGTCGCGCACGAGATCAACAACCCCATCGGCTACATCAACTCTAATTTTTCCACCTTGCAGCGCTACGTCGGCAGCCTGTGCGACATGCTCAGCGCGTATGAGGAGGCCGAGTCCGCCATCGCGTCGGCCGAGGTGGTGTCGCGGCTGAAGACGATGCGCGCGGAAATGGACCTGGGCTATTTGCGCAGCGATATTCCGGAGCTGATGGCCGAATCGACCGAAGGGCTGGAACGGGTGCGGCGCATCGTCCAGGACTTGAAGGATTTTTCGCACGCCGACGCGCAGAAGGAGTGGCAGCTGTTCAATCTGCACCACGGTATCGACTCGACGCTGAACATCGTCGCCAACGAAATCAAGTACAACGCCGAGGTCGTCAAGGAGTACGGCGACATTCCGGAGATCGAATGCCTGTCGTCGCAAATCAACCAGGTGGTCATGAACCTGGTGGTCAACGCCGCGCACGCGATCCGGCCGGGGCACGGCAAGATCACCTTGCGCACCGGCATTGACGGCGAGCACGTCTGGTTCTCGGTCACCGACACCGGCAGCGGCATCGATCCGGACAACCTGAAGCGCATCTTCGACCCGTTCTTCACCACCAAGCCGATCGGCAAGGGCACGGGGCTGGGACTATCGGTGACCTACGGCATCGTGCAAAAGCACAGCGGGCGCATCGAGGTCGACAGCGAAGTGGGGCGGGGCAGCACGTTCCGTGTGGTGCTGCCGATCGTGCACCGCGACGCCGGCGGCGAAGCCGTCGCCGCGGACCATTAA
- a CDS encoding FIST C-terminal domain-containing protein, whose protein sequence is MRMAQFHTSDLAAVGGLALPADADLLLVFGARALLQSTSLFPALRQACPDAVIAGCSTAGEICGTEVHDDSLVVTAVSFAATRVALVSATLELAADSRQAGATLSAQLLGEQLRHVLVLSDGLAVNGSELVQGLRTSLPAGVNVTGGLAGDGPDFGATVVIADAPAASHRIAAIGFYGERLRVGYGSLGGWDAFGPERLITRAEGNTLFELDGESALSLYKIYLGKQAEDLPSSGLLFPLALHLPDADTYVVRTILGIDEGAQSMTFAGDMPVGARAQLMKANFNRLVDGAIGAAEDTLTQLDGHAPELAILISCIGRKLVLQQRIEEETEGVAEVLGPRTTLTGFYSYGEIAPHSALTRCELHNQTMTVTTFSEE, encoded by the coding sequence ATGCGCATGGCTCAATTCCACACTTCCGACCTCGCGGCGGTGGGCGGCCTCGCGTTGCCGGCCGATGCCGACCTGCTGCTGGTGTTCGGCGCCCGCGCGCTGTTGCAATCGACATCCTTGTTCCCGGCGCTGCGCCAGGCCTGTCCGGACGCCGTGATCGCCGGCTGCAGCACCGCCGGCGAGATATGCGGCACCGAAGTGCACGACGACAGCCTGGTGGTCACCGCCGTCAGTTTCGCCGCGACCCGCGTCGCGCTGGTCTCCGCCACCCTGGAGCTGGCCGCCGACAGCCGCCAGGCCGGCGCCACGCTGTCGGCGCAACTGCTGGGCGAGCAACTGCGCCATGTGCTGGTGCTGTCGGACGGGCTGGCCGTCAACGGCAGCGAACTGGTGCAGGGTCTGCGCACTTCGCTCCCGGCCGGCGTCAACGTCACCGGTGGCCTGGCCGGCGACGGGCCGGACTTCGGCGCCACGGTCGTCATCGCGGACGCGCCGGCCGCCTCGCACCGCATCGCCGCCATCGGTTTCTACGGCGAGCGCTTGCGCGTCGGCTACGGCTCGCTGGGCGGTTGGGATGCCTTCGGGCCGGAACGGCTGATCACCCGCGCCGAGGGCAACACGCTCTTCGAACTGGACGGCGAGTCGGCGCTGAGCCTGTATAAAATCTACCTCGGCAAGCAGGCCGAGGACTTGCCATCGTCGGGCTTGCTGTTCCCGCTGGCGCTGCATCTGCCGGACGCGGACACCTACGTCGTGCGCACCATCCTGGGCATCGACGAGGGGGCGCAAAGCATGACCTTCGCTGGCGACATGCCGGTCGGCGCCCGCGCGCAGTTGATGAAGGCCAATTTCAACCGGCTGGTCGACGGCGCCATCGGCGCCGCCGAGGACACGCTGACCCAGCTCGACGGCCACGCGCCGGAGCTGGCCATCCTGATCAGCTGCATCGGCCGCAAACTGGTGCTGCAGCAGCGCATCGAGGAGGAGACCGAGGGCGTCGCAGAGGTGCTGGGGCCGCGCACGACCTTGACCGGCTTCTATTCCTACGGCGAAATCGCGCCCCACAGCGCGCTGACCCGTTGCGAGCTGCACAATCAAACCATGACCGTCACCACCTTCAGCGAGGAATAG
- a CDS encoding VOC family protein → MIRIREIDHIVLRVIELEPMLHFYGTVLGCPVEKRQDAIGLVQLRAGASMIDLVPVDGKLGSMGGAAPGAEGRNLDHFCLRVEPFDAEAIRAHLAVHGVAAGPVESRYGAEGEGPSIYLTDPEGNVVELKGPPASG, encoded by the coding sequence ATGATACGGATCCGGGAAATAGACCATATCGTTTTGCGAGTGATCGAACTGGAGCCGATGCTGCATTTCTACGGCACCGTGCTCGGTTGCCCGGTGGAGAAGCGGCAGGACGCCATCGGCCTGGTGCAGCTGCGCGCGGGCGCGTCGATGATCGATCTGGTGCCGGTGGACGGCAAGCTGGGCAGCATGGGTGGCGCCGCGCCGGGCGCCGAGGGCCGCAATCTGGATCACTTTTGTCTGCGGGTGGAACCGTTCGACGCGGAGGCGATACGTGCGCATCTGGCCGTGCACGGGGTGGCGGCGGGGCCGGTGGAGTCGCGCTACGGCGCCGAGGGCGAGGGGCCGTCGATCTATCTGACCGACCCCGAGGGTAACGTGGTCGAGCTTAAAGGCCCGCCGGCATCCGGTTAG
- the hpnD gene encoding presqualene diphosphate synthase HpnD produces MSPDDYCQQKTAQSGSSFYYSFLFLPPERRRAITALYAFCREVDDTVDECTDESVARIKLAWWRKEIANMYEGKQSHPVTQALQPHLAIYNLEQQHLQAIIDGMEMDLYQTRYLDYPALTTYCWHVASVVGILSASIFGATRPETLKYAEKLGHAFQLTNIIRDVGEDARKGRIYLPINELQQFNVTAADLLNARHSENFEKLMAFQVARAQQAYDDAFALLPKEDRRAQRPGLMMAAIYRTLLTEVQDDGYHVLSQRISLTPIRKLWLAWKTYIRG; encoded by the coding sequence ATGTCCCCCGACGACTACTGCCAGCAAAAGACCGCCCAGAGCGGCTCCAGTTTTTACTATAGTTTTCTGTTCCTGCCGCCGGAGCGTCGCCGAGCCATCACCGCCCTGTATGCCTTTTGCCGCGAGGTCGACGACACCGTCGACGAATGCACCGACGAATCGGTGGCACGCATCAAGCTGGCGTGGTGGCGCAAGGAAATCGCCAACATGTACGAAGGCAAGCAAAGCCATCCCGTCACGCAGGCGCTGCAACCCCACCTGGCCATCTACAACCTCGAGCAGCAGCACCTGCAAGCCATCATCGACGGCATGGAGATGGACCTGTACCAGACACGCTACCTCGACTATCCGGCCCTGACCACGTATTGCTGGCACGTGGCCTCGGTGGTTGGCATCCTGTCGGCCAGCATTTTTGGCGCGACCCGGCCCGAGACCTTGAAGTACGCGGAAAAACTGGGCCACGCCTTCCAGCTGACCAACATCATCCGCGACGTCGGCGAGGACGCGCGCAAGGGCCGCATCTATCTGCCGATCAACGAGCTGCAGCAGTTCAACGTGACCGCCGCCGACCTGCTCAACGCCCGCCACAGCGAGAACTTCGAAAAGCTGATGGCCTTCCAGGTGGCCCGCGCCCAGCAGGCGTACGACGACGCCTTCGCGCTGCTGCCCAAGGAAGACCGGCGCGCCCAGCGGCCCGGCCTGATGATGGCCGCCATCTACCGCACCCTGCTGACGGAAGTGCAGGACGACGGCTACCACGTGCTCTCCCAGCGCATTTCGCTCACGCCCATCCGCAAGCTGTGGCTCGCCTGGAAGACCTATATTCGTGGTTAA
- the hpnE gene encoding hydroxysqualene dehydroxylase HpnE: MRSIAVIGSGWAGCAAAVELARAGFKVTLFEAARTLGGRARRVETDKKLLDNGQHILLGAYSETLRLMKLVGVDRDQTLLTLPLQMRYPPGSGGMDFVAPRLPAPLHLAIALLRSKGLDRADKMSLARFSSAARWMGWKLNTDCSVNELLARFEQTPRLIQLMWRPLCLAALNTPPERASAQIFLNVLRDSLGAKKRSASDMLLPRADLSALFPDAASAFLRAHGGAVRTGAKVQALRSIEGRLWQVDVSGAAVGGTWSTYFNGVVLATGAAQAAALLHAVPDCDTTDVCAQLTAFESEAITTIYLQYDAGTRLALPFFALLEDPDNYQWGQFVFDRGQLDAGQAGLLAVVISASAGVAAQEQDLLAEAVAVQLAAAFQRPELGRPSWFKVITEKRATYASSPDLVRPRNASGLPGLALAGDYTAGDYPATLESAVRSGVAAAAHLKGVT; encoded by the coding sequence GTGCGCTCGATTGCCGTCATCGGCAGCGGCTGGGCCGGTTGCGCCGCCGCCGTCGAGCTGGCGCGGGCCGGCTTCAAGGTCACGCTGTTCGAGGCGGCACGCACGCTCGGCGGCCGCGCGCGCCGTGTCGAGACCGACAAAAAGCTGCTCGACAACGGCCAGCATATCCTGCTCGGCGCCTACAGCGAAACCTTGCGCCTGATGAAACTGGTCGGCGTCGACCGCGACCAGACCCTGCTGACCTTGCCGCTGCAAATGCGCTATCCGCCCGGCAGCGGCGGCATGGACTTCGTCGCGCCGCGCCTGCCGGCCCCGCTGCACCTGGCGATCGCGCTGCTGCGCAGCAAAGGCCTCGATCGCGCGGACAAGATGAGCCTGGCCCGTTTCTCGAGCGCGGCGCGCTGGATGGGCTGGAAGCTCAACACCGATTGCAGCGTCAACGAACTGCTGGCGCGCTTCGAGCAGACGCCGCGCCTGATCCAGCTGATGTGGCGCCCGCTGTGCCTGGCCGCGTTGAACACGCCGCCGGAGCGCGCCTCGGCCCAGATCTTCCTCAACGTGCTGCGCGACAGCCTGGGCGCAAAAAAACGCAGCGCGTCGGACATGCTGCTGCCGCGCGCCGACCTGTCGGCGCTGTTCCCGGATGCGGCCTCGGCGTTCCTGCGGGCGCACGGCGGCGCGGTGCGCACCGGCGCCAAGGTGCAGGCGCTGCGCTCGATCGAAGGCCGCCTGTGGCAGGTCGACGTCAGCGGCGCGGCCGTCGGCGGCACCTGGAGCACCTATTTCAACGGCGTGGTGCTGGCCACCGGCGCCGCCCAGGCCGCCGCGCTGCTGCACGCCGTGCCCGATTGCGACACCACGGACGTGTGCGCCCAGTTGACGGCCTTCGAATCCGAGGCCATCACCACCATCTATTTGCAATACGACGCCGGGACCCGGCTGGCCTTGCCGTTCTTCGCGCTGCTGGAAGACCCGGACAATTACCAATGGGGCCAGTTCGTGTTCGACCGCGGCCAGCTCGATGCCGGCCAGGCGGGGCTGCTGGCGGTGGTTATTAGTGCCTCGGCCGGGGTGGCTGCGCAGGAACAGGATTTGCTGGCTGAAGCGGTCGCCGTCCAGCTGGCGGCGGCCTTCCAGCGGCCGGAACTGGGCCGGCCAAGCTGGTTCAAGGTGATCACCGAAAAGCGCGCCACCTACGCCAGTTCGCCTGATTTGGTGCGTCCGCGCAATGCCAGCGGGCTGCCGGGGCTGGCGCTGGCGGGCGATTACACGGCCGGCGACTACCCCGCCACCCTGGAATCGGCGGTGCGCAGCGGCGTGGCGGCGGCCGCCCATTTGAAGGGCGTCACGTAA
- a CDS encoding DUF1700 domain-containing protein: protein MSKQQYLDALKQAMQGLPPETVAKTLAYYEQRFIDGLVAGKSEAEVYKELDEPRKIAMTLRASAHLSSFEQKKTPTNLVRVMVSFVGLAIFNLFMVIPAMVYASMLLAIYVSAFAFYIGGVAVTASGLSGQNELSLEGPLHHIMALTDSRFDTKEEEAEAKRWRIAINDMGIQVSKTPGSTDEADADAGGVQGTSRASRLFDRAEAVATGDVHITTDFDSGARTTQTFIGFGLILAGIGLCLISIVLTRYTVIGLRRYAAMNMSLLRGR from the coding sequence ATGAGTAAGCAGCAATACCTCGATGCGCTCAAGCAGGCGATGCAGGGCTTGCCACCGGAAACGGTGGCCAAGACCCTGGCCTACTACGAGCAGCGCTTTATCGACGGCCTGGTGGCCGGCAAAAGCGAAGCCGAGGTCTACAAGGAGCTCGACGAACCGCGCAAGATCGCGATGACCCTGCGCGCCTCGGCCCACTTAAGTTCTTTTGAGCAAAAGAAAACGCCGACCAACCTGGTCCGCGTGATGGTGTCGTTTGTCGGCCTGGCGATTTTCAACCTGTTCATGGTCATTCCGGCAATGGTGTACGCGTCGATGCTGCTGGCCATCTATGTGTCGGCCTTCGCCTTCTACATCGGCGGCGTAGCGGTGACGGCCAGCGGCCTGTCGGGCCAGAACGAGCTCTCGCTCGAAGGTCCGCTACACCACATCATGGCGCTGACCGATTCCCGTTTCGACACCAAGGAAGAGGAAGCCGAGGCCAAGCGCTGGCGCATCGCCATCAACGACATGGGCATCCAGGTCAGCAAAACGCCCGGCAGCACGGACGAGGCGGATGCCGACGCCGGCGGCGTACAGGGAACCAGCCGCGCCAGCCGCCTGTTCGACCGCGCCGAGGCGGTGGCCACGGGCGACGTCCACATCACCACCGATTTCGACAGCGGCGCCCGCACCACCCAGACCTTCATCGGCTTCGGCTTGATTTTGGCCGGCATCGGCCTGTGCCTGATCAGCATCGTGCTGACGCGCTACACCGTGATCGGCTTGAGACGCTACGCGGCGATGAACATGTCGCTGCTGCGCGGACGCTAA
- a CDS encoding DUF2807 domain-containing protein, protein MRALLKIGIGLLLLSFLLIGVTYSMLKAYGTTSPTSVAGRTLSGETRKVDAMAVTVVLEGPIDLILTQGPTASMKVRGEQRSLANIETIQDGRDLHIGTKGMLLNPKHRLQVELVLPMLEELTVRSSGDTKVSGFSGDKLELRLHGSGNVNFSGRYRNLIAGAHGSGNLHLNAGSSEHVELELVGSGEIKSSGSCKTLDAQLTGSGDLDARHLAADKVTVDLKGSGTSHVFAKQSADLTLRGSGDIRVLGNPDQRNVNRSGSGDVSWE, encoded by the coding sequence ATGCGTGCATTACTCAAAATCGGAATCGGCCTGCTGCTGCTGTCGTTCTTGCTGATCGGCGTGACGTACAGCATGCTCAAGGCTTACGGCACCACCAGCCCGACCAGCGTGGCCGGGCGCACCCTGAGCGGCGAGACCCGCAAGGTCGACGCGATGGCGGTGACCGTGGTGCTGGAAGGACCGATCGACCTGATCCTGACCCAGGGGCCGACGGCGTCGATGAAGGTGCGCGGCGAACAGCGTTCGCTGGCCAATATCGAAACCATCCAGGATGGGCGCGATCTGCACATCGGCACCAAGGGCATGCTGCTCAATCCGAAACACCGTTTGCAGGTCGAGCTGGTGCTGCCGATGCTGGAGGAGCTGACGGTACGCAGCAGCGGCGACACCAAGGTGTCCGGCTTCAGCGGCGACAAGCTGGAACTGCGGCTGCACGGCTCGGGCAATGTGAATTTCTCCGGGCGCTATCGTAATCTGATCGCCGGCGCGCATGGCAGCGGCAACCTGCATCTGAACGCGGGCAGCAGCGAGCATGTGGAACTGGAGCTGGTCGGTTCGGGCGAAATCAAATCCTCGGGCAGCTGCAAGACGCTGGACGCGCAGTTGACCGGCTCGGGCGACCTTGATGCGCGCCATCTGGCGGCGGATAAGGTGACGGTGGACTTGAAGGGATCGGGCACCAGCCATGTCTTCGCCAAGCAATCGGCGGATCTCACGTTGCGCGGCAGCGGCGACATCCGGGTGCTGGGCAATCCTGATCAGCGCAATGTGAACCGCAGCGGTTCGGGTGACGTAAGCTGGGAGTGA
- a CDS encoding TIGR03862 family flavoprotein — MQSSLTPFRVAVIGGGPAGLMAAQTLAQGGAQVDVYDAMASVGRKFLLAGRGGMNITHAEPYADFVPRYAGAAAALRPMLDSFGPQDVRDWVHGLGVETFVGTSGRVFPTDMKAAPLLRAWLHRLREDGVRFHMRHRWLGWRDGALLLQTPDGELTVSADAVVLALGGGSWARLGSDGAWVPLLAARGVAVAPLAPANCGFDVDWSEHFSGRYAGEPLTTVAIISTGADGKQFRKQGQFVVTAGGVEGSLIYALSAALRDQIAADGSATIYLDLLPDLSAERVADEVTRPRGARSLASHLQSRLGIKGVKAGLLRECLGKEEYGNPDRLAQAIKMLPVRLLRPRPIDEAISSAGGVRWDALEATMLKAAPGVFVAGEMIDWEAPTGGYLLTACLASGLAAGRDTLAWIGRNNEETRRAD; from the coding sequence ATGCAGTCTAGTTTGACACCTTTTCGCGTCGCCGTCATCGGCGGCGGGCCCGCCGGCCTGATGGCCGCGCAAACGCTGGCGCAGGGCGGGGCCCAGGTGGACGTGTATGACGCGATGGCGTCGGTCGGCCGCAAGTTCCTGCTGGCCGGGCGGGGAGGAATGAACATCACGCACGCGGAGCCGTATGCGGACTTCGTGCCGCGCTATGCCGGCGCCGCCGCTGCGTTGCGGCCGATGCTGGACTCCTTCGGCCCGCAGGATGTGCGCGATTGGGTGCATGGCCTGGGCGTGGAGACTTTTGTAGGCACCTCCGGCCGCGTTTTTCCGACCGATATGAAGGCGGCGCCGTTGTTGCGCGCGTGGCTGCACCGGCTGCGGGAGGACGGCGTGCGCTTTCATATGCGGCATCGCTGGCTGGGCTGGCGCGACGGCGCCTTGCTGCTGCAAACGCCCGACGGCGAGTTGACGGTGAGCGCCGACGCGGTGGTGCTGGCGTTGGGTGGCGGCAGCTGGGCGCGACTGGGTTCGGACGGCGCCTGGGTGCCGCTGCTGGCGGCGCGCGGGGTCGCTGTGGCGCCGCTGGCGCCGGCCAATTGCGGCTTCGACGTCGACTGGAGCGAGCATTTCAGCGGCAGGTACGCGGGGGAGCCGCTGACCACCGTCGCCATCATCTCGACCGGCGCGGATGGCAAGCAATTCCGCAAGCAGGGGCAGTTCGTGGTCACTGCGGGTGGCGTTGAGGGTAGTTTGATTTATGCGTTGTCTGCGGCGTTGCGCGACCAGATCGCGGCAGATGGCAGCGCGACGATTTATCTGGATCTGCTGCCGGATTTGTCGGCGGAGCGGGTGGCGGATGAAGTCACGCGGCCGCGCGGCGCGAGGTCGCTGGCCAGTCATTTGCAAAGCCGGTTGGGGATCAAGGGTGTGAAGGCGGGGCTGCTGCGGGAGTGTCTGGGTAAAGAGGAGTATGGCAATCCGGATCGGCTGGCGCAGGCCATCAAGATGCTGCCGGTGCGGTTGTTGCGGCCGCGTCCTATCGACGAGGCGATCAGCAGCGCCGGCGGCGTGCGCTGGGATGCGCTGGAAGCCACGATGCTGAAGGCCGCGCCGGGAGTGTTCGTGGCCGGCGAGATGATCGACTGGGAGGCGCCGACGGGTGGGTATCTGTTGACGGCGTGTCTGGCGAGCGGCCTCGCGGCGGGACGCGACACCTTGGCCTGGATCGGTAGAAATAACGAGGAGACACGTAGGGCGGATTAG
- the moaD gene encoding molybdopterin converting factor subunit 1 — protein MAVTVKFFASVREAVGASSETLDLPASVTTVGELRAHLAARGDTWQQALGSPALRMACNQIMCGADSAVVDGAEVAFFPPVTGG, from the coding sequence GTTACCGTAAAATTTTTCGCCAGCGTGCGCGAGGCCGTTGGCGCCTCGTCGGAAACGTTGGACCTGCCGGCATCCGTGACAACGGTCGGCGAGCTGCGCGCCCATCTGGCCGCGCGTGGCGACACGTGGCAACAGGCGTTGGGCAGTCCGGCCTTGCGCATGGCCTGCAACCAGATCATGTGCGGCGCGGACAGCGCCGTCGTCGACGGCGCCGAAGTGGCGTTCTTCCCGCCGGTGACCGGCGGCTGA